From Daucus carota subsp. sativus chromosome 6, DH1 v3.0, whole genome shotgun sequence:
TATAGGTTGTAGAATCCAATCTAGTTGGCGGAGTCCAAATGATAGCTTGACTGCGAGTGCTGTAAATCCCATTTAAACATTATAAACACATTAACTTGATTATTATAGTACTTAGTAAGAAATAGCTACACATATTATTTTCACTACATGTGTCTCTGCAGACTGAATAGGTTGAGGGTAGCTATGTTCTGTTTCCTGTTTTATCTCACTGTAGCTTCCTTCCATAATATCTGTTGCTAGATAAGCATCCACTTTATGCTTAGTGTTGGCTTCTTTGATCAGGAGTTTGATGCTGTAGAATTTGTTTGTTAAGTTGTTGAAAATAATTGGGTAGATCTCCTCCTTGTTTCCCTGACAATGTATTACTCTAATAAAACAACTCGTTTCTTTGTTTAAGTCAACATGTGTATATTTCAATTTGGGAAAATACCTCTTCAAAAAGATGTAATGCATTTTTGCCAATCATTCTTCTAACTTCTCGGTCCGCCAAAATGATGTTAATTTCCCCTGTTTCATCAGTTGCCATAGTGTGTAGCTCAAACCTGCAGCActcaaaaaccaaaaaaatgaATACAATTTCTGGATATGAAATGATAGATTAACTTTTAAATGGCACATGTATTCGGCATAGGGGACAGTCCTATTGCAGCTGTCACACATATTCATTGTTCCAATTGTAATGCATTGTCCATAGCATGATGTGCACAGTTTTGTGAACCAATTCTTTTCTTTGTGAAACATTTCAAGCTTCACTTGGCAGATGACTTCAGTCTAGAGCATTTTCATAATTGTTATAGTTTCACTGgataataattaatttcattGTTTCTATAGTTTACCTCATCAAACTGTGGACCAAGTTCTTTGATGTTTTTGACGGTATAAATCTGTGTGGATCGCATCCCTCCTTTAAATATTCTTTCTTTTGGGAATGTTGGGTGTGATATCCTGTAAACACAAATTAAACCCTGAAAGTGGTTAAGAGGATGTCTTCCTtggattaatattattttaaaagtaaaaatattaacCATACCTTCTTTGTAGCTGATGAACACAGGGGATGTCGTAGTTCAAGTAGATAGTAGTAGAATGCACATGCGTAATGACAACTTCTTctgtgaaataaatttattgctTGGTTTAGGGaatttttctgttttttaaaACTACTGTACACATGTGAAACATAATACCTCCCCATTTTGTGATTCTAGCACAACCAAGTATTAAGATCTTGTATTCCTCTTTGTCCAGTTCCATATATTTAGCAAATAGTTCAGCAAAATCATCCCATAGAGTTACCTTAACACTTGTCCTGTGATATTATAgtatacaaataaaaaaaaatgcattGTATGTAATTTTAAGTTTCACATCTTGTCGGGAATGTATACATACCTTCCATCAGTGATTCCAAACTTTATCTGAGATTGGATCTTGCCATGTCTGTTTTGAAGTTTCCCGATTGGGTCATGTTTTTCAACTACACCCATTACATCTATGAAACAACAGATTAGTAAGTATATGTATTTTGTTTGGGTGAGAAATCTATAGTTAGTTCAAATATCTCACCAGTCAAGTAAGTAGTCTGTATTGAAAGAGGTTTAATCTCAGCGAGATCATAGAAGTCGAACCAAGTCTTTTCGATGCTGATATCTTGTTCTTGTAGTTCAGTGATCCTAGTTTCCTCCCCAAAAACAATTTGAATGTCCTTTCTAAGACACCTGAATTTCTCATCTATTTTGTAGTCTTTCATAGTGAAGTTCTCAAGCAAGTAGATCTTTCCTAGGTCAACCAAGTTGTCCACTTGTTCTTCTAATTTGGTAGGCACAAATGCATGCATCCTAGCTTTCTGAAAACCCAACCAAATAGTGTCatcaaaatatgaaataattataatcagCATTGTTTATAAGAAGAACAAATCACCATTTCATACTCACTTTATGATCTAGAAGCAGTAAGTTGAATCCTTTGAATGCCTCACCAACTTTGTTTTAGCCTTTCCAAGAGTTGAGTGCCCTTGCAGGAATCTTCCAATCATATTTTCCTTTTCTCAAATCCTTAAAACTATCATACTTCTTGCTTGACATCTtgctttcaattttttttatattggtGTACAGTGATATTTTAGTTTACATGAGTATTCCTCGTTGCCTCTTATATAGAGTTGAACATGTGAAGAGGTGGTATAAGGTTGGTACACAATAACAATAGAGGTAGAGAAAGGTAATAAATGTTGATACTGTCAGCATGAAAGGGTACTGCATAAAAGAGTACTGCTTAAATTAATCTCATGCAACAAAATGACAAACTGGAAAACAGATTTCCAGTTGCAACAAACAGGCCAGTCAATAGCTGTAAAGTCATACATGAAAGAGGTAACATCTTAATAGTTTTTAAGCAGTGAGTAATTAAAAACAATCCCATATTTGGATGACAGGAGGTAGCAGCAAGCAAAAGAAACAATTTAGATGTCCAAAAGTTCTGTGTAGCTTAAACAAAAGTTGTCTTCAGCTCAAAATAGAAGGTGCTACAGTAGTCCTTTCACTTCTGCATCCAAGAAAAAATTGGAGTGAGAAagcataaaatataaaatgttaAAACAGAAGGTGATATATGATAGGTTTACCTTCTCAGTTTTGACTATTTTGAATTTTGCAAGAGGGACATTTTCGTACATGGAATCTGATGCTTCTCCATCTGTTGTCCTACTTCTGACTTTTGTGGTAGACTTCCCAGTTGGCGGACTACTGGATGTATCTGGAGTACGATCTACCACCTTCATTTTGAATAATAGATAAATTAGTTAAAAGTGCATAATGTAACATAGTTATTATTaagaaattacaaaatttaCCATGGTTTCGGAAATAGGGTCTGATGTTATATCCTGTTTTTTTAATGGGCTGTGGTTGCCCAAAACTTCAACAGGGTCATTCAACTCTATAGCATTGTAGACGCTGCATGTTTTCTTCACATTTTGGTCAGTTATGAGTAATGTAACCACAAACTGCTTCTTTTCAAATGATTTAAGTGATGGTGGGAAGGTAATCTCAGCTGATACCTTGCATAAGATAACAGCTATATAAGTTAGTTGGAACTATACATTTGGAGCATAACACAACCTTTACATTAAGAGCTTACTTCATTTTCATCGTACTCAATATCAAATGCATTTTTTCCAAGAATACGTTGTATCTCATCATCGGGCAGAAGAATTGCTAGCACTCCAGTTTCATCATTGCATATAGTAGCTAGTCTAAACCTAAACATTTTCAAGATACAGAAGATAAATAATTGGATGAATGAATAGGTAGCTGGTATGCAAAAAAGTATAAActaattttcaatttaaaagGACATAATATACCTTTTGTCTGGGAAAGGTATGTTCCGAACACATTTTTCACATCTGAACCTCCCTTCTTGGAGCTGCACCTCATCTCCACAGGTTGTGCAAACATTATCGTACCAGTTTGTGTTGACATCAACCTTTTTTACAGTTATTTGGCACCGAATTTTGCGCTGAATACAACAAATGTTAGTGTATATAAATGTAGATAGAACTGCCTACAGCAGAAGATAAATGGGCATAAGGTTTATAAACCTTGGCATATTCATGAGACAATTGTTTGATATCTGCGATAGAAAGCATAGGACTGATTGGTTCAGCTACAACTTCTTCAAGTTTGTCACTGTTAGGAATTTCAAGCATTCTGCATATTAAAGAGAATGTAGTTCAATCAGCTGCtacttgtttattttttttagttgcAACCACAGTTATTTCAATGTCATATTTGAGGAACATACCTAGCTTTCAGTTGTTTGACACTATAGTGATCGATATTAAGGAAGAATCGAGTGGCTGGGTAGTTATTCAAACTTGGGAGGCCTATTTATTACAGAAAAATAAATCCACAAATGTTTTTAAGAGTATGTGTAATGTAACATTAGAAAAAAGAGTATAACAgtaactaaatttaaattttctattattaaaaaaaagaagagaattgTATGAATTGACCTTCATACTCATTTACTTTTGCACTTGAGATAATGACATAGATGTTGGATTCCTCAATCTGTTGGAGGCGCTTCTCAAATTCTTGAGCTAGTTCATTAAAGAAAGTCACATAAACCGTAGACCTACATTATGGCAAAAAGCATGATTAGGCATTCcaaaaattacatctaaacTAATTGCAGCTGAAAATGTGCCATCTGCATACCTCCCATCAGTTAATTGGAATCTTATGTGAGATTTGGTGTTATCATCTTTAGAGGGCACACAGGCAACATGTTTGTTCTTTAATTCCCCCACTACATCTGCGATTATACATGTAAAATCTCTTCAGCTTATGTATTAATTGAATAGCCTATTCTTGGTATGTATGGGCAtgatgattaaataaataatgaaatagAATCTTAGTGGTTGTTCTTACCAATCAAGAATCTGTTGTCATTAACGAATTTTCCTATGTCATGCAATTCAAATAGATCAAATGTGACAGCCcgcaaatccgggggtctggatttggtgccacgtgtaaataaaaataatttaaaacctgtatttttgagccactaaaaaaacaatttaaaacttgtatctttgagagaaagtaaaaacaagtatttcaaaacctggatataacaaaaataatttgcagttttgaaaacctgtatttttgaaaagctaatataaatcaaagaatttaaaacttgaaagctttaataaaaaatttaaaagaacaaAGTTTAACCCCCTTTAAAACAGGATCGCAAACAGGCTatagtattgaaatcagaatcacAACTAATTAATCTTATTACAACACAATCTAAATTATCAGAGTAGctgataatatttaataaatttattttacatttgaAGCGAAATTAAGCCAACTCTAATTACCACTAATCTCGCAGACATCTTCCTGAATACCTTACCTGATCATTCAGTTACAACTAATCACTTGAAATCCTTGCCTAGCATTACTCTTACGCGTAGCCTGGACAGATGAATCATCTTTAACACTATCTGAAAAGGGTTAGAAgaaatagcaagaatgagcaaaagAATGCCCAGCAAGTATAATAGTTAAAAAGAAACAGGATTTAAAGCAGAGAAAGTAATTGAACTGGAAGTATACAAAACAACATGCTTTTAATCTTGAAaccaaaacaattcaaaagcatatataaatttCTAAAGCATTCAGATATATTGGACGTTAATAGTCACCGTAGATGATCAGTCTACAATAACCTAGACAATGGTTACGCATTGTCCAAAAATAACATGTTCCGGAACTGAAGACTAGCTAGGTCTTCAAATAACGCTGGGCCATTGCTTTACAATGGTCCTCTTACGCAAACAAATAGGCTGGGCCGTTACCAAATAACGGTCCTCTTACGCAACTCCAATTATATCTGAGTTTTTACTTCCCAGCTCTGAAGAATTTCATTTTTAAGAAAAGGTTTATTCCATAGGAAGTATACTTACAACGGATAAGCCTTACAACCGAGGAACTAAACCGAGTTATGAAAAACATTTATAGAGATTTGAAACCATGTGTATCAATTTGATATGTCACTCTTTCCAACTTAAAATCATACTTAAGTCGTGCATTTGCAATAAGTAAAAGCTTTAAGGAAAGAGCACTTGCTTCTAAATATAGAGTTTGAATAGGAATACTTGCAGTATTTACAAGTTGAGAACATAATAGGGTTTAAAGAAAATATCACTTGAACAATAAGTGAAGATAGGGATACTTGCCTCAGTTCTGCTGATTTTCACACCGATTAATTTCTACCGGACTATCTCACAGCACAGCTTCGTCTTAAGGAACTATTCCTGATTCAATTCACAAAGCTATTCAACTACTTCTGAATGTCCTTGATATAAAGTCTCGGTTGATTCTCCAAGAGTAACACGGTGCTTCATTGTCGATGCCGGCGGATTTAACTAATATCGAATAACGTATAAAATCCGTAATTAGCTACCCTTCGTAAATCCATATACATAGTACAATTAGataaacacatagcacatagttGAACAATTAACTTTTATAGTACAATTAGataaacacatagcacatagttGAACAATTAGATAAACACATAACTTTTATTAAAAGTCAATATTGataaattaacaaataacaTGTTTCAATCAACCATGTTACCTTATTCTTAACTATTTAATATCCTTCAacaagtaaaacatatatatatcctaTCGAAAATTTGGCAGCATCTCCTCTATTTATCGGACTATCCacctattttaatttaataccaACAACCAATTAAACAAGTTCCTAACCCAATAACTCAACATCTGCTAACTAATAATAAACTGAACTCAATTACAACTTAATAATTCGTATATCACTTTATACTATAAGGAATGAAGTTTCCAAtcatatatacagatatactTCAAGATACTcaaagtatatttatatatataactaggaACTTAAATTCCTTAATCCTCGTATAATCAATACTCAAAGTAACTTTCCAGAAAACTTATCCATAAAATATTCGGGATTCTTAATTTACTATATTTCAAGCATTACATAAAGAcaccaaataatttattaaaacaatCAGAATACTAAATCTTTTGAATTTATACACATATAAATCAAGTAATTTAACAACTGTTGACCAACAACTACTCGTATACATTTATGCTATAATTAATCACAACTCAACTCATAGATTTGAACTTGTGAAAGTAATTCTCTTTGTGACCTCAAAACAGAATTTTCACAAATCTGTGCTACTGATaatcaaacatttttaataaatcggaAATACATGATTTTTACTTGAAATTTTTATGAGACCTCCCTAAACATTAATCCAATCTACTATAAAAATTTCAGAACCAAATTCCATGTTTAAGGGACTAAAACAGAGCCTGCAAGTTAAGAACCTGAATCTGTCTTGCAGAACCAGCCCCACgctaagaattttaataaatagaaaaattggtctgtttgtataaaattttaatgacataTTCCAGATACTAACATccaactccaataaaaatttcAGAGGCAAAGCTCGATTCTAAGGTAGCAAAACAGGGCGTGGAATAGGACACACCTGCCCAGAATTTTCTGCTCAATTCGcactaaaacatacatatctTTTAGctcatttattaaattaatctaATTCTTTCGCGAGTAGAAAATAGACTTCAAGGAGCACATAACCATACAAAGATTAAGCATATAACTCGACCCTATGAGCCCAGAATTTGTATCGCAATCACAGACCTGCAGTAGTCTAGAAATTCAACTTTGATCACATATACTTTTATAACTTTAATCCACTATTTAAACTCTTAAATTATCCTtccaaaaacatgtaaacaaTCATCATACTTGTACATATGTTCTTACATCAACAAGTTTGATACCCGGTCATATACTCTTGTTAATTCAAGTACCCCACAATGTCCAAAGTTAAGACTCCAATTAAACTCCCTAATTCATATAAgcatatatacacaaacatataaaCAATTATACACTCCGAGTCATGCCAACACTACCCAATTTACATAACCCAGCACAACATAAGGGAGTTATgcttatatacatacacatacatacgTAATTGAAAGAGGTAGTGGTCTGATTTGTACCTAAATTCGAACGAATATGGAACACGATGAACTTCTAATTAGGAAGTGAAAGCGATTATGAGAGAGCCCCAGGGGAAGGAGCACGGCTTCGAGTAGAAGGAGAAACGGAGGAGAGCGGCGCTGCTGCTGAGAGAAGAGAGACGTAGGATAAGTGATTATAtggatgaagagattgagaggGTGTGTAAGGATGTAGCGGTGGAGAGGGAAGAAGTGAGGGGGGAAGAGGCGGTGAGGTCGAGAGATTAACAGAGGGAAGGTTTTGAAATTGGGGAAAAGGAGGTGACTGCAGGAGGTGTATTACGTGgctgaaaaaaaacaaaagagtaTTGATCAGTGGCAATAACCGAAGCTGCCACCTAATATAAGCTAACTAATGTTTTTACCCTCTATCCGTATTTAACTGATTTACGGAGATAACTTATTAGTAAAACTTCTCCCAAAAATTaccgaaatatttttataaatcccaaatattataaaactaataaaataaaatactcaTAATTTACAGagcattttcaaaatttttacaaaatttagaaGTTAGCTGCGTtcagaaactaattaaaaatcatgtccttatagaaataagatttttaaaattttacaaactCCTAAAAATATTTGTGATCACTATCgagcaattaaaataatttttgaaattatctttgtatttttacaaaaataaatatccatttaagaggataataaattttaataaactgtataataatatcaaaagcaGGAATAAATGCACGCACAAACATAATCGTATACAAATAGATCAATTAAATCGTAACAGATAATTGCACGATCAACAGATATTTTCCCATAACCCCGATGACCaggaaaatatttaaacaaatatatttaaatattttttttaatttaccaaactggaataaaatattaaattttattcctcctttttataaaaaccattaataaaatattttgaaaaatccgggttGTCACAATctaccccccttaaaaggattccgtcctcggaatcaacAAAAAGAAACTAAAACATATGATCTCTTCAATCTGTAATAAtccttatttctaatataaaattctCTCGATTATTTCCGTATACCCGCGTCATCATCCTTTTTACTTATGTTGCTTCGTACTACAAAGGCTTAATTTTACTTGGCAACTCAGTTGGCATACCTTTTGGAAATTACAAGAATATGAAAGATTAGATCTATTGGAACAAATATTACGTGATTGGAAACAAAAGAATaactgagagatcaatatgatctaAAGAACTCAGTGTTGCGTGTCTaaattaagacactactaaaggtaattaaccttcttgtaatgtacaacacacacaagtgatggcgtcccatccaactcctatcacacagaccggtagtccttgtgtcccctataggtagggttgttcatctcagTTAGAGTTGAATAATATGATAGAAATTCAAAATCAACCAAAAATGATCGACTTTttgatgaaggaatctttgaTGCGCACCTTgggttaaaaaaattgaataagttCCAAAGGTGCTAGTTTTGATGAAAAGATTAGTTAGAAATGATGAAATAGACACAAGCATCATTTTATAACTCAGGAGAGAGAAATATAGTATTTATTAAATGTCtctaggaaaaaaaaatttcaaaacaattCATTGATGAAGAAAGTAATCAATATAAGCAATAAAAGAGGAAGGTGTTGCCAAGATTCTTCAAGATATGCTGCTCTGATGGATCATTATTCGATTCTAATCTTCTTCTATTTTTCAGCGGTCGATGATGCTCAATAACGTAAATTATCGTTGACTCACAATGGACTGTAAAGATCTCATTATAAATATCCATGATCGTCAGAAGTCCTGCTCAGCTTCGCATAGTCCGCAATATTATCGAGTTTCGTATAATCATCACCACTGAGTATTGACGTCTTAACTTACTCACAAGTACTATATCCACTAATCTACACAAGCTCTAAATAGCTTTAACGTTCATTATTTAACTATATACGGAACTTCTTACTTGATCCTACAAGTTTCATATTCTTGTATTAGCTCTAATGCTCACTACTTCACTATATACAAAGCTTTAAATTCGGACTTGTTAACACCTATATTCTTTCACCAATTCTATATATCTTTAACAAGAATCAAAGATAACTCCCCAAATACTATTCAAAAATTGGCAGACACTACAAAAATTACTCTAGACTATGTGAGAACCTATACTGGTCCAACCTCAATTAAGTCCCATTATAAAGCTAACCTAATAGGTCTATCCTTCACCCTTCAAATGATTTAGACTCTAAATCAACTAACAAGCTAAATACTGAAGGAAATCTTATCCACCAACTATGGGTTTCAATCAAACTGGTGTTAAGAAAttttgatctataatataaacaCATAAAGTTACTCTTCCAATTTATCTCTATCTTAGTGACGAGGACTATGAAATAATTAGTGAAGTTCTAGACTCAACAAGTGAATCTATTTGGTTGCTAGTATTGGTACTAAATACTCAATATGATAGAAACTGGTGGAGGCCTGTTCTTTCTTCCTTGAGATATAAACTTGCTAGTTCTGGAACAGGAAACCTATTATACACACTATGATATACTCAAGGTCAATACTATATGTGAATCTTGGTTCTATTGACACGACTATTCTAAATAGCTGTAGACtacctctatgtgaggttacACTTAACACACCTCCTTATTAAACTTGATATTACCACCtatattctgatttcaataacttataacctgcagctctgataccaactgtgacagcccgcaaatccgggggtctggatttggtgccacgtgtaaataaaaataatttaaaacctgtatttttgagccactaaaaaaacaatttaaaacttgtatctttgagagaaagtaaaaacaagtatttcaaaacctggatataacaaaaataatttgcagttttgaaaacctgtatttttgaaaagctaatataaatcaaagaatttaaaacttgaaagctttaataaaaaatttaaaagaacaaAGTTTAACCCCCTTTAAAACAGGATCGCAAACAGGCTatagtattgaaatcagaatcacAACTAATTAATCTTATTACAACACAATCTAAATTATCAGAGTAGctgataatatttaataaatttattttacatttgaAGCGAAATTAAGCCAACTCTAATTACCACTAATCTCGCAGACATCTTCCTGAATACCTTACCTGATCATTCAGTTACAACTAATCACTTGAAATCCTTGCCTAGCATTACTCTTACGCGTAGCCTGGACAGATGAATCATCTTTAACActatctgaaaggggttagaagaaatagcaagaatgagcaaaagAATGCCCAGCAAGTATAATAGTTAAAAAGAAACAGGATTTAAAGCAGAGAAAGTAATTGAACTGGAAGTATACAAAACAACATGCTTTTAATCTTGAAaccaaaacaattcaaaagcatatataaatttCTAAAGCATTCAGATATATTGGACGTTAATAGTCACCGTAGATGATCAGTCTACAATAACCTAGACAATGGTTACGCATTGTCCAAAAATAACATGTTCCGGAACTGAAGACTAGCTAGGTCTTCAAATAACGCTGGGCCATTGCTTTACAATGGTCCTCTTACGCAAACAAATAGGCTGGGCCGTTACCAAATAACGGTCCTCTTACGCAACTCCAATTATATCTGAGTTTTTACTTCCCAGCTCTGAAGAATTTCATTTTTAAGAAAAGGTTTATTCCATAGGAAGTATACTTACAACGGATAAGCCTTACAACCGAGGAACTAAACCGAGTTATGAAAAACATTTATAGAGATTTGAAACCATGTGTATCAATTTGATATGTCACTCTTTCCAACTTAAAATCATACTTAAGTCGTGCATTTGCAATAAGTAAAAGCTTTAAGGAAAGAGCACTTGCTTCTAAATATAGAGTTTGAATAGGAATACTTGCAGTATTTACAAGTTGAGAACATAATAGGGTTTAAAGAAAATATCACTTGAACAATAAGTGAAGATAGGGATACTTGCCTCAGTTCTGCTGATTTTCACACCGATTAATTTCTACCGGACTATCTCACAGCACAGCTTCGTCTTAAGGAACTATTCCTGATTCAATTCACAAAGCTATTCAACTACTTCTGAATGTCCTTGATATAAAGTCTCGGTTGATTCTCCAAGAGTAACACGGTGCTTCATTGTCGATGCCGGCGGATTTAACTAATATCGAATAACGTATAAAATCCGTAATTAGCTACCCTTCGTAAATCCATATACATAGTACAATTAGataaacacatagcacatagttGAACAATTAACTTTTATAGTACAATTAGataaacacatagcacatagttGAACAATTAGATAAACACATAACTTTTATTAAAAGTCAATATTGataaattaacaaataacaTGTTTCAATCAACCATGTTACCTTATTCTTAACTATTTAATATCCTTCAacaagtaaaacatatatatatcctaTCGAAAATTTGGCAGCATCTCCTCTATTTATCGGACTATCCacctattttaatttaataccaACAACCAATTAAACAAGTTCCTAACCCAATAACTCAACATCTGCTAACTAATAATAAACTGAACTCAATTACAACTTAATAATTCGTATATCACTTTATACTATAAGGAATGAAGTTTCCAAtcatatatacagatatactTCAAGATACTcaaagtatatttatatatataactaggaACTTAAATTCCTTAATCCTCGTATAATCAATACTCAAAGTAACTTTCCAGAAAACTTATCCATAAAATATTCGGGATTCTTAATTTACTATATTTCAAGCATTACATAAAGAcaccaaataatttattaaaacaatCAGAATACTAAATCTTTTGAATTTATACACATATAAATCAAGTAATTTAACAACTGTTGACCAACAACTACTCGTATACATTTATGCTATAATTAATCACAACTCAACTCATAGATTTGAACTTGTGAAAGTAATTCTCTTTGTGACCTCAAAACAGAATTTTCACAAATCTGTGCTACTGATaatcaaacatttttaataaatcggaAATACATGATTTTTACTTGAAATTTTTATGAGACCTCCCTAAACATTAATCCAATCTACTATAAAAATTTCAGAACCAAATTCCATGTTTAAGGGACTAAAACAGAGCCTGCAAGTTAAGAACCTGAATCTGTCTTGCAGAACCAGCCCCACgctaagaattttaataaatagaaaaattggtctgtttgtataaaattttaatgacataTTCCAGATACTAACATccaactccaataaaaatttcAGAGGCAAAGCTCGATTCTAAGGTAGCAAAACAGGGCGTGGAATAGGACACACCTGCCCAGAATTTTCTGCTCAATTCGcactaaaacatacatatctTTTA
This genomic window contains:
- the LOC108226189 gene encoding uncharacterized protein LOC108226189, with the protein product MLEIPNSDKLEEVVAEPISPMLSIADIKQLSHEYAKRKIRCQITVKKVDVNTNWYDNVCTTCGDEVQLQEGRFRCEKCVRNIPFPDKRFRLATICNDETGVLAILLPDDEIQRILGKNAFDIEYDENEVSAEITFPPSLKSFEKKQFVVTLLITDQNVKKTCSVYNAIELNDPVEVLGNHSPLKKQDITSDPISETMVVDRTPDTSSSPPTGKSTTKVRSRTTDGEASDSMYENVPLAKFKIVKTEKK